In Mercenaria mercenaria strain notata chromosome 15, MADL_Memer_1, whole genome shotgun sequence, a single genomic region encodes these proteins:
- the LOC123558550 gene encoding TM2 domain-containing protein 1-like: MHLDITNYIIRLILPLCLVCLCKCQNLKCEGNSSDPDIHQCSELLMGQYYCDEPEIDSETQQARGCNSKTRTVTVPCKPAPGVLCYPDKSLKDLSASGNPCEFDGEQIGFYQERACKWTNGYNFETALLLSVFLGMFGIDRFYLGYPAIGLLKFSTLGFFFLGQLIDVLLIATQTVKPSDGSDYIIDYFGAGLIKLTMNNETIIKLDDL, encoded by the coding sequence ATGCATCTTGACATTACAAATTATATCATCAGACTTATTTTGCCTTTGTGTTTGGTTTGTCTTTGTAAATGTCAAAACTTGAAATGTGAGGGGAATTCTTCAGATCCTGACATTCATCAATGTTCAGAGTTGTTAATGGGTCAGTATTATTGTGATGAACCAGAAATTGACTCAGAGACACAACAAGCAAGAGGCTGCAATTCAAAAACTCGCACAGTAACTGTTCCTTGTAAACCAGCTCCGGGAGTCCTATGTTATCctgataaaagcttaaaagaCTTATCGGCATCTGGAAATCCGTGTGAATTTGATGGCGAACAAATAGGCTTTTATCAAGAAAGAGCCTGCAAATGGACAAATGGGTATAATTTTGAAACAGCGCTTTTACTGTCAGTTTTCTTAGGAATGTTTGGAATTGACAGATTCTATCTTGGATACCCTGCAATAGGATTACTGAAGTTTTCAACCCTTGGATTTTTTTTCCTTGGGCAACTGATCGATGTTCTGTTGATAGCAACACAAACGGTTAAACCCTCAGATGGTTCAGACTATATCATTGATTATTTCGGTGCAGGACttataaaattaacaatgaaTAATGAAACTATTATCAAACTCGATGACTTGTAA